In Streptomyces sp. NBC_00448, the following are encoded in one genomic region:
- a CDS encoding carbohydrate ABC transporter permease, producing MASPSVRAQRRTAALLLAPFFVLFSAVVLAPLVYAGWLSLFTTRTSGLGFGGTQQVFAGLDNYTRALSDPAFRNGFLTIAAYAAVYLPVMIGGALVLALLLDSALVKARAFFQLALFLPHAVPGLIAALIWVYLYTPGLSPVIDLLGSAGLHVDFLSADNAVFSAANIAVWEWIGYNMVIFYAALQAVPRETLDAARLDGAGGIRTALSIKVPMIRPAIALAVLFTVIGSVQLFTEPKVIYSASSAIGSSWTPNMYVQTAAFTRDDLGLAAAASLLIALFAAALSFLVTRFPRRRRQP from the coding sequence ATGGCCAGCCCGTCCGTCCGTGCCCAGCGCCGTACCGCCGCGCTGCTCCTGGCACCGTTCTTCGTCCTCTTCAGCGCCGTCGTGCTCGCCCCGCTGGTCTACGCCGGCTGGCTGAGCCTGTTCACCACCCGCACCTCCGGCCTCGGCTTCGGCGGCACCCAGCAGGTCTTCGCCGGCCTGGACAACTACACGCGGGCGCTGTCCGACCCGGCGTTCCGGAACGGCTTCCTCACCATCGCCGCGTATGCCGCCGTCTACCTCCCGGTGATGATCGGCGGCGCGCTCGTCCTCGCCCTGCTGCTGGACTCGGCCCTGGTCAAGGCGCGCGCCTTCTTCCAGCTGGCGCTGTTCCTCCCGCACGCGGTGCCCGGCCTGATCGCGGCCCTCATCTGGGTCTACCTCTACACGCCGGGACTGAGCCCGGTGATCGACCTGCTCGGGTCGGCCGGCCTGCACGTCGACTTCCTCTCGGCGGACAACGCGGTGTTCTCCGCGGCCAACATCGCCGTCTGGGAGTGGATCGGCTACAACATGGTCATCTTCTACGCCGCGCTCCAGGCGGTGCCGCGCGAGACCCTCGACGCGGCGCGGCTCGACGGTGCGGGCGGCATCCGTACCGCGCTGTCGATCAAGGTGCCGATGATCCGCCCGGCCATCGCGCTGGCCGTGCTGTTCACCGTGATCGGGTCGGTCCAGCTCTTCACCGAACCGAAGGTCATCTACAGCGCCTCCAGCGCGATCGGCAGCAGTTGGACGCCCAACATGTACGTCCAGACCGCCGCGTTCACCCGCGACGACCTCGGACTGGCCGCGGCCGCCTCGCTGCTGATCGCGCTGTTCGCCGCGGCCCTGTCGTTCCTCGTCACCCGCTTTCCGCGCCGCAGGAGGCAGCCATGA
- a CDS encoding carbohydrate ABC transporter permease — protein MTEPTTLSAPPAAAPAPTGGKPPVRRGPRIPGSRQSLLLSRAGVTAMLGLAALYTLLPMLWLVLSSTKSRQDLFATNGFAPGRHFALFGNLRYLFSTEDGIYLRWMGNTVLYAGVGALLATVLSVAAGYAFDKLAFPAKEKLFALVLLGVMVPGTAMAIPLYLIAAKVGLVNTYWSVFVPGLVFPFGVYLARVFSASYVPGEVLEAARVDGASEFRTFRRIAFPMLAPGSVTIFLFQFTQIWNSFFLPLVMLSDKKLYPVNLGLYVWYSSALSEGHPQDYLLAVVGSLVSVAPLVVLFLMLQRYWKSGMTAGAVK, from the coding sequence ATGACCGAGCCCACGACGCTCAGCGCGCCGCCCGCCGCGGCGCCGGCGCCGACCGGCGGGAAGCCGCCGGTCCGGCGCGGGCCGCGCATACCCGGCAGCCGTCAGTCGCTCCTGCTGTCCAGGGCCGGGGTGACCGCGATGCTGGGGCTCGCCGCCCTGTACACGCTGCTGCCGATGCTCTGGCTGGTCCTGTCGTCCACCAAGAGCCGCCAGGACCTGTTCGCCACCAACGGATTCGCGCCGGGCCGCCACTTCGCGCTCTTCGGCAACCTGCGGTACCTGTTCAGCACCGAGGACGGCATCTACCTGCGCTGGATGGGCAACACCGTGCTGTACGCGGGTGTCGGCGCGCTGCTGGCGACGGTGCTCAGCGTCGCCGCCGGGTACGCCTTCGACAAGCTGGCCTTCCCCGCCAAGGAGAAGCTCTTCGCCCTGGTCCTGCTGGGCGTGATGGTGCCGGGCACCGCGATGGCGATCCCGCTGTACCTGATCGCCGCCAAGGTCGGCCTGGTGAACACCTACTGGAGCGTTTTCGTGCCCGGCCTGGTGTTCCCGTTCGGGGTCTACCTGGCCCGGGTCTTCAGCGCGTCCTACGTCCCCGGCGAGGTGCTGGAGGCCGCCCGGGTGGACGGCGCGAGCGAGTTCAGGACCTTCCGCCGGATCGCCTTCCCCATGCTCGCGCCCGGCTCGGTGACGATCTTCCTCTTCCAGTTCACCCAGATCTGGAACAGCTTCTTCCTGCCCCTGGTGATGCTGTCGGACAAGAAGCTCTACCCGGTCAACCTCGGTCTGTACGTCTGGTACTCCTCCGCGCTGTCCGAGGGGCACCCGCAGGACTACCTGCTGGCCGTGGTCGGATCGCTGGTCTCGGTGGCCCCGCTGGTCGTCCTCTTCCTGATGCTCCAGCGGTACTGGAAGTCCGGCATGACCGCCGGCGCGGTGAAGTAG
- a CDS encoding cyclase, with product MRTSYALPVAALGVVAALGLSSGAASAADNPLSLACQATPPIVSAETFTIDAGVNGTAPASVAAGSAFTVSLAPDAITVPSSVNGNTVNSISSLTLTAPVPANATLTGETLSGGSGLGSGTPSVSVSGGTIALTVPGPISGGSTFTLPTLNLDLTAGASGTTVQTQLAGSSYSSPGLTFTANVTSSIFTVNAPTACYPSPNPVLTSTTVS from the coding sequence ATGCGCACCAGTTATGCCCTGCCCGTGGCCGCGCTCGGCGTGGTCGCCGCGCTCGGGCTGTCCTCCGGCGCGGCGTCGGCCGCCGACAACCCGCTGAGCCTGGCCTGCCAGGCCACACCGCCGATCGTCTCCGCGGAGACCTTCACCATCGACGCGGGAGTCAACGGCACCGCGCCGGCTTCCGTGGCCGCCGGGAGCGCCTTCACCGTGTCGCTGGCCCCGGACGCGATCACCGTTCCCTCGTCCGTCAACGGGAACACCGTGAACTCGATCAGCTCGCTGACGCTGACCGCGCCGGTGCCGGCGAACGCGACGCTGACCGGCGAGACGCTCAGCGGCGGTTCCGGGCTGGGCTCGGGCACCCCGTCGGTCTCGGTGAGCGGCGGCACCATCGCGCTGACCGTGCCCGGCCCGATCAGCGGCGGCAGCACCTTCACGCTGCCGACGCTGAACCTGGACCTGACCGCCGGCGCCTCCGGCACCACCGTGCAGACCCAACTCGCGGGCAGCAGCTACTCCAGCCCCGGCCTGACCTTCACCGCGAACGTGACCTCCAGCATCTTCACGGTGAACGCGCCGACCGCCTGCTACCCCTCGCCGAACCCGGTGCTGACCTCGACGACCGTCTCCTGA
- a CDS encoding RICIN domain-containing protein, with the protein MKRFLKLGRTARRAVGPGAAAVLVAAALSTVGAASAHAAVSPSTWYNLVAGNSGKCVDAAAAATANGTAVQQYTCNGSTAQQWQLQPATDSGYYTIVNANGAQPAIDVDGPSTANGALIHLWSNGGWSSQEWQPVQESSGSYHFVNHYSGLCLDVPSASTADSVQLQQYTCNGSSAQSFALNDPGSGTGGTPPPTNPNNPDLGPNVKIFDPSMSSSSIQSTINSVYSSQQSNQFGNNRYALLFTPGSYNVDVPVGFYTQVAGLGASPDDVSLTGGGVHVDAGWSGGNATQNFWRDVENLSDTPSSGTLEYAVSQADPFRRVDVHGNMILDDNTSGNNSSNWSSGGFIGDSRVSGQVNSGTQQQFLTQDTSMGSWAGSNWNMVFVGDNGAPAQSFPTYTTVGQSPTVREKPYLYTDSTGLYNVMVPSLRTNATGPDWTGGSTPGTSIPITQFYVVKSGDTAATINAALSSGLNLLFTPGVYHLNAPINITRPDTVVLGLGLATLMPDNGVTAITTADVDGIDIAGLIVSAGTTNSSSLVQIGPAGSSASHASDPTTLQDVFFRVGGDVAGKATQSLVVNSANTIGSDLWIWRADHGNGGTVGWNTNTAANGLVVNGNNVTMYGLAVEHYQQYQTLWKGNGGRTYFYQSEMPYDVPNNASWTPGGGENGYPSYKVADSVTSHQAWGLGVYCYMSTNPSVVADRAIEVPGSGSSFHDMVTVSLGGSGTISHVINNSGGQVNGGTTVTYLTSGP; encoded by the coding sequence ATGAAACGTTTCTTGAAACTGGGCCGGACGGCGCGTCGCGCGGTCGGACCCGGAGCGGCCGCGGTACTCGTGGCCGCCGCGCTCTCCACGGTCGGCGCGGCCAGCGCGCACGCCGCCGTCTCCCCCTCGACCTGGTACAACCTGGTGGCCGGCAACAGCGGCAAGTGCGTGGACGCGGCGGCGGCCGCGACCGCCAACGGCACCGCCGTCCAGCAGTACACCTGCAACGGCAGCACCGCTCAGCAGTGGCAGCTCCAACCGGCCACCGACTCCGGCTACTACACGATCGTCAACGCCAACGGCGCGCAGCCCGCCATCGACGTGGACGGTCCGTCCACCGCCAACGGCGCGCTCATCCACCTGTGGTCCAACGGGGGTTGGAGCAGCCAGGAGTGGCAGCCGGTCCAGGAGAGCAGCGGCTCCTACCACTTCGTCAACCACTACAGCGGCCTGTGCCTGGACGTCCCGAGCGCCTCGACCGCGGACTCGGTGCAGCTGCAGCAGTACACCTGCAACGGCAGCAGCGCGCAGTCCTTCGCGTTGAACGACCCGGGCAGCGGCACGGGCGGCACTCCCCCGCCGACCAACCCGAACAACCCCGACCTCGGCCCCAACGTGAAGATCTTCGACCCGTCGATGTCGTCGTCGTCGATCCAGTCGACCATCAACTCGGTCTACAGCTCCCAGCAGTCCAACCAGTTCGGCAACAACCGCTACGCGCTGCTGTTCACGCCGGGCAGCTACAACGTGGACGTCCCGGTGGGCTTCTACACCCAGGTGGCCGGCCTGGGGGCGTCGCCCGACGACGTCTCGCTGACCGGCGGCGGGGTGCACGTGGACGCCGGCTGGTCGGGCGGCAACGCCACCCAGAACTTCTGGCGCGACGTGGAGAACCTCTCCGACACGCCCAGTTCGGGGACGCTGGAGTACGCCGTCTCGCAGGCCGACCCGTTCCGGCGGGTCGACGTGCACGGCAACATGATCCTGGACGACAACACCTCGGGGAACAACAGCAGCAACTGGTCCTCGGGCGGGTTCATCGGCGACTCGCGGGTCTCCGGCCAGGTCAACTCCGGTACCCAGCAGCAGTTCCTGACGCAGGACACCTCCATGGGCAGCTGGGCCGGGTCGAACTGGAACATGGTCTTCGTCGGCGACAACGGCGCCCCCGCCCAGTCGTTCCCGACCTACACCACGGTCGGCCAGTCCCCGACGGTGCGCGAGAAGCCGTACCTCTACACGGACTCGACCGGCCTGTACAACGTCATGGTGCCGAGCCTGCGCACCAACGCCACCGGCCCGGACTGGACCGGCGGTTCGACGCCGGGGACCTCGATCCCGATCACCCAGTTCTACGTGGTCAAGTCCGGTGACACCGCGGCCACCATCAACGCGGCGCTCTCCTCCGGGCTGAACCTGCTCTTCACCCCCGGCGTGTACCACCTGAACGCGCCGATCAACATCACCCGCCCGGACACCGTGGTGCTCGGCCTGGGCCTGGCCACGCTGATGCCCGACAACGGCGTCACCGCGATCACCACCGCCGACGTGGACGGCATCGACATCGCCGGGCTGATCGTCAGCGCGGGCACCACCAACAGCAGCTCGCTGGTGCAGATCGGCCCGGCCGGCTCCTCGGCGAGCCACGCGTCCGACCCGACCACGTTGCAGGACGTGTTCTTCCGGGTCGGCGGCGACGTCGCCGGGAAGGCCACCCAGTCCCTCGTCGTCAACAGCGCGAACACCATCGGCAGCGACCTGTGGATCTGGCGCGCCGACCACGGCAACGGCGGCACCGTCGGCTGGAACACCAACACCGCCGCCAACGGGCTGGTGGTCAACGGCAACAACGTCACGATGTACGGCCTGGCCGTCGAGCACTACCAGCAGTACCAGACGCTGTGGAAAGGCAACGGCGGGCGGACGTACTTCTACCAGTCCGAGATGCCCTACGACGTGCCGAACAACGCCAGTTGGACACCAGGCGGCGGGGAGAACGGCTACCCCTCCTACAAGGTGGCCGACTCGGTCACCTCGCACCAGGCGTGGGGGCTCGGCGTCTACTGCTACATGAGCACCAACCCGTCGGTGGTGGCCGACCGCGCCATCGAGGTGCCCGGCAGCGGCTCGTCCTTCCACGACATGGTGACCGTCTCGCTGGGCGGCAGCGGCACCATCAGCCATGTGATCAACAACTCCGGCGGCCAGGTCAACGGCGGCACCACGGTGACCTATCTGACCTCGGGGCCGTGA
- a CDS encoding ricin-type beta-trefoil lectin domain protein: protein MRLRHGIASLATMALASAAAFLGAAGQAHADTGLPAHFAAPYLQIDGNTANDMASDMNATGLKYYTLAFLTPKSGCTAEWEGSGDSVGAYTSQINALKSAGGTAIISFGGAEGGELAQTCTSVSSLTAAYANVVNTYGITRLDFDIEGGTLGDTASNQRRNQALAALQAQNPAVQVAYTLAVAPNGLPSQEYGVLTDAKSKGVNVSAVNIMTMDFGDGENALNDAESGARATAGQLAGLYGISTSAAYGRLGLTPIAGQNDDNEYFSQSDAQTLESFAASNGVQELSFWEVDYYDKGVGYAYSRIFNQLTGGGGSTPPGGGTTGQITGYGGKCVDVASASSANGTAVQLYDCNGTNAQQWTVGSDGTLTALSKCMDVAAAGTANGSQVQLYDCNGTGAQVWQHQSNGELLNPASGKCLDATGPSSANGTRLQIWTCADSANQQWTLPS from the coding sequence ATGCGTCTCAGACACGGCATCGCGTCCCTTGCCACGATGGCCCTCGCCTCCGCAGCCGCCTTCCTCGGCGCTGCGGGCCAGGCCCACGCCGACACCGGCCTGCCCGCCCACTTCGCCGCCCCCTACCTCCAGATCGACGGCAACACGGCCAACGACATGGCGTCGGACATGAACGCCACCGGGCTGAAGTACTACACGCTCGCCTTCCTCACCCCGAAGTCCGGCTGCACCGCGGAGTGGGAGGGCAGCGGCGACTCGGTCGGCGCGTACACCTCGCAGATCAACGCGCTCAAGTCGGCCGGCGGCACCGCCATCATCTCCTTCGGCGGGGCCGAGGGCGGGGAACTCGCCCAGACCTGCACGTCGGTCTCCTCGCTCACCGCCGCCTACGCCAACGTCGTCAACACCTACGGGATCACCCGGCTCGACTTCGACATCGAGGGCGGCACGCTCGGCGACACCGCGTCCAACCAGCGCCGCAACCAGGCGCTCGCCGCGCTCCAGGCGCAGAACCCGGCGGTGCAGGTGGCCTACACCCTCGCCGTCGCCCCGAACGGCCTGCCCTCCCAGGAGTACGGCGTCCTCACCGACGCCAAGAGCAAGGGCGTCAACGTCAGCGCGGTCAACATCATGACGATGGACTTCGGGGACGGCGAGAACGCGCTCAACGACGCCGAGTCCGGTGCCCGCGCCACCGCGGGACAGCTCGCCGGCCTCTACGGCATCTCCACCTCGGCGGCCTACGGCCGGCTCGGGCTGACCCCGATCGCGGGCCAGAACGACGACAACGAGTACTTCTCGCAGTCCGACGCGCAGACGCTGGAGAGCTTCGCCGCGTCCAACGGCGTCCAGGAGCTGTCGTTCTGGGAGGTCGACTACTACGACAAGGGCGTCGGCTACGCCTACTCCCGGATCTTCAACCAGCTGACCGGCGGCGGGGGCAGCACCCCGCCGGGCGGCGGCACGACCGGCCAGATCACCGGATACGGCGGCAAGTGCGTGGACGTGGCGTCCGCCTCCAGCGCCAACGGCACGGCGGTGCAGCTCTACGACTGCAACGGCACCAACGCGCAGCAGTGGACGGTGGGTTCGGACGGCACCCTGACCGCGCTGAGCAAGTGCATGGACGTGGCCGCGGCCGGCACCGCCAACGGCAGCCAGGTGCAGCTGTACGACTGCAACGGCACCGGCGCGCAGGTCTGGCAGCACCAGTCCAACGGCGAGCTGCTGAACCCCGCGTCCGGCAAGTGCCTGGACGCGACCGGCCCCAGCTCGGCCAACGGCACCCGGCTGCAGATCTGGACCTGCGCCGACAGCGCCAACCAGCAGTGGACCCTGCCGAGTTGA
- a CDS encoding ABC transporter ATP-binding protein — translation MDTPLAVRARGITKCFGDVVALDGIDLDVAQGQIHGLVGPNGAGKTTLLGLLLGLSVADGGRLEILGAPVGRALAAPDGVAGFVDGPGLYPSLTARQNLAALVALRGHDPRTGAIGDVLDQVGLTDVADDRVRGYSLGMRQRLGLAAALLTRPRLLVLDEPSNGLDPAGKRHVHGVLTRLAADGTAVVVSSHRMDDLEALCSEATILATGRVVFSGPLSKLAAENRELDYRLLSSDLPAARRLAAGTAGITVVDDARAWRGAEVLVVRALVPALDELVAGLVRSGVAVRELAPVSSPLEAAFLALTEEEEEAGR, via the coding sequence ATGGACACACCCCTCGCGGTCCGGGCACGTGGGATCACCAAGTGCTTCGGCGATGTCGTCGCACTCGACGGGATCGATCTGGATGTGGCGCAGGGTCAGATCCACGGCCTGGTCGGCCCGAACGGCGCGGGCAAGACCACCCTGCTCGGCCTGCTGCTGGGCCTGTCCGTCGCCGACGGCGGGCGCCTGGAGATCCTCGGCGCACCGGTCGGGCGGGCGCTCGCCGCGCCCGACGGCGTCGCCGGCTTCGTCGACGGACCCGGCCTGTACCCCTCCCTCACCGCCCGGCAGAACCTCGCCGCGCTGGTCGCGCTGCGCGGTCACGACCCGCGGACCGGCGCGATCGGCGACGTACTGGACCAGGTGGGGCTCACCGATGTCGCCGACGACCGGGTCCGCGGCTACTCCCTGGGCATGCGCCAGCGGCTCGGGCTCGCCGCCGCCCTGCTCACCAGGCCCCGGCTGCTCGTGCTCGACGAACCCTCCAACGGCCTCGACCCGGCCGGGAAGAGACACGTCCACGGGGTACTCACCAGGCTCGCGGCGGACGGCACCGCCGTGGTGGTCTCCAGCCACCGCATGGACGACCTGGAGGCGCTCTGCTCCGAGGCCACCATCCTCGCCACCGGGCGGGTGGTCTTCTCCGGCCCGTTGAGCAAGCTCGCCGCCGAGAACCGCGAACTCGACTACCGGCTGCTCAGCTCCGACCTGCCGGCCGCCCGCCGGCTGGCCGCCGGCACCGCCGGGATCACCGTCGTGGACGACGCCCGGGCCTGGCGCGGCGCCGAAGTGCTCGTCGTCCGGGCCCTGGTGCCCGCGCTCGACGAACTGGTGGCCGGGCTGGTCCGGTCCGGCGTCGCGGTGCGCGAGCTCGCCCCCGTGTCGTCGCCGCTCGAAGCCGCGTTCCTCGCCCTCACCGAAGAAGAAGAGGAGGCCGGCCGATGA